Within the candidate division TA06 bacterium genome, the region TCAGGCATTCGGCCTTTTCGACCTGAGCCCGCTCTATGGCCTGGACCATAAAACGGGCCGAGGCAGGGCTGACGGCGTCCTCCACCCGGGCCACCAGGACCTCCGAAGCTTCAGTCATCCCGCTAACTAAAATTATCGAAAGAACAAGCAATAATAATTTCTTCATGATATCCTCCTATCGGGAATACCGAATATTGAATATTGAAGACAGAATGCAAACTAAAATCTGAAATCACAAAATTATTCAATATTCCAAATTCAGTCTTCAGTTCTGGTCTCGAGTGTCAGTACTGAAAGTGCCTGATCTTTTCGCCCATCTGGCCGATCTCGGTCATGCTCTCGATGCCGATGTCCAGGTGCAGCTTGCTGAACTTTTTGGTGACCTCCCGGTCGCTCTTCTCGGTCTTGATGCCGTGGGGCACCATGGGAATGTCCGAGACCATCAGCAGGGCTCCCCGGGCGATCTGGTTGGCGTGGCCCACTATGAACAGGGTGGCAGTCTCTATATCTATGCCGATGGCCGTCAGCTTTTTCAGATAGGCCCGGAACGACTCGTCCCATTCCCAGACCCGGCGGTTGGTGGTGTAGATCACCCCAGTGCGGTAATCCAGCCTGCGTTCCTTCAGTTTTTCCGAGACGAACTTGTGCAGTTTGAAAGAGGGCAGGGCCGGCACTTCCGGCGGCAGGTAATCGTTGCTGGTGCCCTCGCCCCTGATGGCCCCGATGGGCAGGATAAAGTGCCCCAGCTCGGTGGATCTTTTGAGCCCCCCGCACTTGCCCAGGAACAGCACTCCCTTGGGATGCCGGGCCACCAGCAGGTCCATGATGGCGGCCACGTTGGGGCTGCCCATCCCGA harbors:
- a CDS encoding AMP nucleosidase, whose product is MKTKLDIARNWLPRYTGMEIDGFGDYILLTNFDDYLERFAECFNCEIKGHGRPMQAATNNKGLSMINIGMGSPNVAAIMDLLVARHPKGVLFLGKCGGLKRSTELGHFILPIGAIRGEGTSNDYLPPEVPALPSFKLHKFVSEKLKERRLDYRTGVIYTTNRRVWEWDESFRAYLKKLTAIGIDIETATLFIVGHANQIARGALLMVSDIPMVPHGIKTEKSDREVTKKFSKLHLDIGIESMTEIGQMGEKIRHFQY